In the genome of Amia ocellicauda isolate fAmiCal2 chromosome 3, fAmiCal2.hap1, whole genome shotgun sequence, one region contains:
- the LOC136746197 gene encoding SKI/DACH domain-containing protein 1-like, with protein sequence MVFWTRPMVDTEPRRMEYDCELRDGACQTGHQEIEGVSMGYLRVEGRKMFALAQVFSALFRDIPRTTIMKRMEVLNIRSRRCDIKELRTLKAMQSVPGRAVKCSLIAKEDLDALCLACQALSPKKRRKRRKCRKSEPALALSPDVICSNVCKNTISTSRALTKESAASATGAAAAAAAAVTAAAGLTINRVAQQAQLLERRHSSKPAQHSSKTKSCRNSLLPGVVSPQSRNYEKVAKAANCYSLTGVTGLLPAGIVNSFHTKSLHSAIAVNECNQTSLPLYLKSKKSSYSGAVSCGFSNGYVKKHNSPPQPVNNRNLNFAQRKGKPGAAGSRKRGRCAQGTSTGYSSDSGSSVDFEKDSDFGSSYQSTSSESSDEDDNLDGRSAQSSSSEEGSSSETDSSSACSGDSVQSTRYRQAALPTPTSRFPSHGARGSAPEDIPALSTASDVYKSSPPAPAPFLEIKIKTEPFSPDTKLLFPQELDPVWASYNSGSPVRSPSFGCLGVATVKNEPSSAGPVSGEGSEREAERAAALRGHSARQGASAICPDGSRQFLQQKSPSLHPEGGFEAAPPLLKNGNYLHKGAPDNGHSLGLSNQAQSQPEDLSQESALAGSPLRSCEAPAVAPGLGCTEPERINIDSGPQGDTREPRTEKFERLIRTSKLWCYAKGFNFDSKNGGFASAAAYSAGPRASKSKPAKSHLAHSGGSGGCLLKRCSSPRPRGRPALSSKALKVNGLERNLKGTRAPRGSDAERLQRCSKETSNRDSNGNIGRKGSAAGGAVTPSCKRKASGSSLPQTPVKRSFSLLENFPCPPSLVVGKDGDLSPAYSLCSQKCLPHKLAHPPCRMWQLGGSILPVPPSHRFRGYNLDGND encoded by the coding sequence ATGGTGTTTTGGACGCGTCCAATGGTTGACACAGAACCACGCAGAATGGAATACGACTGCGAGCTGCGGGACGGCGCGTGCCAGACTGGGCATCAGGAGATCGAGGGGGTCAGCATGGGGTACCTGCGTGTGGAGGGCAGGAAGATGTTCGCCCTGGCGCAGGTTTTCAGCGCCTTGTTCCGCGACATCCCCAGGACCACGATCATGAAGAGGATGGAAGTTTTAAACATACGAAGCCGGCGCTGCGACATCAAGGAGCTGCGGACCCTGAAAGCCATGCAGTCGGTGCCGGGGCGAGCCGTCAAGTGCTCCCTCATCGCCAAAGAGGACCTGGACGCGCTGTGCCTCGCCTGCCAAGCCCTGAGCCCAAagaaaaggaggaagaggagaaagtGCAGGAAATCCGAGCCGGCGTTAGCTCTGTCCCCAGACGTGATCTGCAGCAACGTTTGCAAAAACACAATTTCTACTTCTCGTGCACTTACCAAAGAGTCTGCAGCTTCTGCCACCggcgccgccgccgccgccgctgctgctgttactgctGCTGCCGGGCTGACTATCAATCGGGTCGCACAACAGGCGCAGCTGCTGGAGAGGAGACACAGCTCCAAACCGGCTCAACATTCCTCCAAAACGAAGAGCTGCCGGAACAGCCTGCTACCGGGGGTGGTTAGTCCTCAGTCTAGAAACTATGAAAAAGTTGCAAAAGCTGCGAACTGCTACAGTCTGACCGGGGTAACGGGGCTTCTCCCGGCGGGCATCGTGAACAGCTTCCACACGAAGAGTCTTCATTCCGCCATTGCAGTCAATGAATGTAACCAGACCAGCCTCCCCCTGTATCTGAAGAGCAAGAAGTCGTCTTACAGCGGTGCTGTGAGCTGCGGCTTCTCCAACGGGTATGTGAAAAAGCACAACTCTCCTCCTCAGCCAGTGAACAACAGAAACTTGAACTTCGCCCAGAGAAAGGGCAAGCCCGGGGCAGCGGGGAGTAGGAAGAGAGGACGCTGCGCTCAGGGCACCTCCACGGGTTACTCCAGCGACTCTGGATCCAGTGTGGACTTTGAGAAGGACTCCGACTTCGGATCCAGTTACCAGTCTACCTCCAGCGAGTCTTCGGACGAAGATGACAACCTCGACGGCAGGTCAGCGCAGTCCTCCAGCAGTGAGGAAGGCAGCTCCTCCGAGACCGACTCTAGCTCGGCGTGCAGCGGGGACTCAGTGCAGAGCACTCGCTACCGCCAGGCCGCCCTGCCGACTCCCACCTCACGCTTCCCTTCTCACGGCGCCAGGGGCAGTGCGCCGGAAGACATTCCAGCCCTGTCGACAGCTTCTGATGTGTACAAAAGCAGCCCCCCCGCCCCTGCCCCTTttctggaaataaaaataaaaacagagccGTTCAGCCCTGACACGAAACTCCTCTTCCCACAGGAGCTGGACCCGGTGTGGGCCAGCTACAACTCGGGGTCACCGGTCAGGAGCCCCAGTTTCGGCTGCTTGGGGGTCGCCACTGTGAAAAACGAGCCGTCCAGCGCAGGGCCTGTCTCTGGAGAGGGGTCTGAGAGGGAAGCAGAGCGTGCAGCGGCGTTGAGAGGACACAGTGCCAGACAGGGGGCCTCCGCAATCTGCCCTGATGGGAGCAGGCAATTTCTACAACAAAAGAGCCCTTCTTTGCATCCCGAGGGAGGCTTTGAGGCAGCTCCTCCACTTCTCAAAAATGGAAACTATTTGCACAAAGGTGCCCCAGACAATGGGCACTCGTTAGGCCTCAGCAACCAAGCACAGAGCCAGCCTGAGGACCTCTCCCAGGAATCTGCCCTTGCAGGATCACCTTTGCGCAGCTGTGAAGCCCCTGCTGTGGCCCCAGGCCTGGGCTGCACGGAGCCAGAGCGCATTAACATCGACAGCGGTCCCCAGGGGGACACAAGGGAGCCGCGCACAGAAAAGTTCGAGAGGCTTATCAGGACGTCGAAGTTGTGGTGCTATGCAAAAGGATTCAACTTCGACAGCAAAAACGGAGGATTTGCCAGTGCTGCCGCCTACAGCGCAGGACCCAGGGCTTCCAAATCCAAACCGGCCAAAAGTCACTTGGCGCACTCTGGAGGCAGCGGCGGATGCCTTTTAAAACGCTGCTCCTCTCCGAGACCCAGAGGCCGCCCAGCCTTGTCAAGCAAAGCTTTAAAAGTCAATGGGTTGGAAAGGAATTTGAAGGGGACCCGGGCTCCCAGAGGCAGCGACGCGGAGAGGTTGCAGAGATGTTCCAAAGAGACTTCGAACAGAGACAGCAACGGGAATATTGGCAGGAAGGGCAGCGCCGCCGGAGGTGCTGTGACCCCCTCTTGCAAGCGCAAAGCCAGCGGCTCCAGTTTGCCCCAGACCCCCGTTAAGAGGTCTTTCTCCCTCCTGGAGAATTTCCCCTGTCCCCCGTCACTGGTGGTGGGCAAGGACGGAGACTTGAGTCCGGCCTACTCACTGTGCTCACAGAAATGCCTCCCTCACAAGCTGGCGCATCCACCTTGTCGAATGTGGCAACTGGGGGGAAGTATTCTCCCAGTGCCCCCCAGCCACAGATTCAGGGGATATAACCTAGATGGGAACGATTAA